In Armatimonadota bacterium, a genomic segment contains:
- a CDS encoding L-threonylcarbamoyladenylate synthase, whose translation MSTAESLYALSFRPAVRHVPRPLVIINVRGTPDPPRRAVRLIQEGGLLAYPTDTAYGLGCDISNAAAVRRVFEVKRRPLDEPLPVLVAEVAQAWTLAASRPPLAERLAARFWPGALTLVLPRGRRVPALVAGGGETVALRVPDHPIPRNLVRLAGVPIVGTSANLHGDPTPTRAEHVVFSLGDRIDMLLDGGPTPRGRESTIVDLTEDPPRVLREGAIPRRAVEEALGWP comes from the coding sequence ATGAGCACCGCGGAGTCGTTATACGCGCTGTCCTTCCGCCCGGCGGTCCGGCACGTCCCCCGCCCCCTCGTGATCATCAACGTGCGGGGCACGCCGGACCCGCCGCGCCGGGCCGTGCGCCTCATCCAGGAGGGCGGGCTGCTGGCCTACCCCACCGATACCGCCTACGGGCTGGGGTGCGACATCTCCAACGCGGCGGCGGTGCGGCGCGTCTTCGAGGTGAAGCGCCGGCCGCTGGACGAGCCGCTGCCGGTGCTGGTGGCGGAGGTGGCGCAGGCGTGGACGCTGGCGGCCAGCCGGCCGCCCCTCGCCGAGCGGCTGGCGGCCCGCTTCTGGCCCGGGGCGCTCACGCTGGTGCTGCCGCGCGGCCGCCGCGTCCCGGCCCTCGTGGCCGGTGGCGGGGAGACGGTGGCCCTGCGCGTCCCGGACCACCCCATCCCGCGCAACCTGGTCCGCCTGGCGGGCGTCCCCATCGTGGGGACCAGTGCCAACCTCCACGGCGACCCCACCCCGACGCGCGCCGAGCACGTCGTCTTCAGCCTGGGGGACCGCATCGACATGCTGCTGGACGGCGGCCCCACCCCGCGGGGCCGAGAGTCGACCATCGTCGACCTCACCGAAGACCCGCCCCGGGTGCTGCGGGAGGGGGCGATCCCGCGCCGGGCGGTGGAGGAGGCGCTGGGGTGGCCATGA
- the prmC gene encoding peptide chain release factor N(5)-glutamine methyltransferase, giving the protein MGREHLLAVGVEAAGLEAEVLLRHALQVSRTDLYRAWEAPVEAAQWERYRALLEARAQGRPVPYLTGRREFMGLELAVDERVLIPRPETEVLVEALLHVLADHPAPRVLDVGTGSGAIALALAHFLPRARVLATDVSAAALEVAAANARRLGLADRVAFARVDLLGAIGPAERARFDAVASNPPYVDPDLARHLPREIADYEPRLAVVDPGGGTTFHRRLAEEAPHVLRPGGWLAVEVAAGQAPAVIELFAQTGGYQEIRTVRDLLGIERVVIARRANNP; this is encoded by the coding sequence ATGGGCCGCGAGCACCTCCTGGCCGTCGGGGTGGAGGCGGCCGGGCTGGAGGCCGAGGTCCTGCTACGCCACGCCCTGCAGGTTTCCCGCACCGACCTGTACCGCGCCTGGGAGGCGCCGGTGGAGGCGGCGCAGTGGGAGCGCTACCGGGCGCTGCTGGAGGCGCGCGCCCAGGGCCGTCCCGTCCCCTACCTGACCGGCCGGCGGGAGTTCATGGGGCTGGAGCTCGCGGTCGACGAGCGCGTCCTCATCCCCCGTCCGGAGACCGAGGTGCTGGTGGAGGCGCTGCTGCACGTGCTGGCCGACCACCCCGCTCCCCGTGTGCTGGATGTGGGCACCGGCAGCGGCGCCATCGCGCTGGCCCTGGCCCACTTCCTGCCGCGCGCCCGGGTGCTGGCCACGGACGTCTCCGCGGCGGCGCTGGAGGTGGCGGCGGCCAACGCGCGGCGCCTGGGCCTGGCCGACCGGGTCGCCTTCGCCCGGGTCGACCTGCTCGGGGCGATCGGCCCGGCCGAGCGCGCCCGGTTCGACGCCGTGGCCAGCAACCCCCCTTACGTCGATCCAGACCTGGCGCGGCATCTGCCCCGGGAAATCGCCGACTACGAGCCCCGTCTGGCCGTCGTCGACCCCGGGGGCGGAACCACCTTCCACCGTCGGCTGGCCGAGGAGGCGCCGCACGTGCTGCGGCCCGGTGGGTGGCTCGCCGTGGAGGTGGCGGCAGGCCAGGCCCCCGCCGTCATCGAACTCTTCGCCCAGACCGGCGGCTACCAGGAGATCCGCACGGTGCGCGATCTGCTCGGCATCGAACGGGTGGTGATCGCCCGCCGCGCCAACAACCCATGA